One genomic region from Serinus canaria isolate serCan28SL12 chromosome 7, serCan2020, whole genome shotgun sequence encodes:
- the LOC103814476 gene encoding alpha-aspartyl dipeptidase-like: MGCPRRLLLISNSTLHEGGYLGHCQQHIQSFLGQKVKRVLFIPYALHDRDAYARTAREKFESLGYGLDSIHESCDPVEAVRKSEAIFIGGGNTFRLLKALYDNCLIHEIRKRVLEDGIPYMGSSAGTNVATVSISTTNDMPIVYPPSLQALGLVPFNINPHYLDPDIKRTHMGETREERILQYHEEPNTPPVLGLREGTMLLVEGDKATLQGVTGARLFLRGKKPTEHEPGTDFSFLLTDSKPLNP, translated from the exons ATGGGGTGCCCGCGGCGCCTGCTGCTGATCTCCAACTCCACCCTGCACGAAGGGGGGTACCTGGGTCACTGTCAGCAGCACATCCAGAGCTTCCTCGGGCA GAAGGTGAAGCGGGTGCTGTTCATCCCCTACGCCCTGCACGACCGGGACGCCTATGCCCGCACGGCCAGGGAGAAGTTTGAAAGCCTGG GTTATGGGCTGGACAGCATTCATGAATCTTGTGATCCAGTAGAAGCTGTTAGGAAATCTGAAGCAATATTTATTG GAGGTGGCAACACATTCCGTCTCCTGAAAGCTCTTTATGACAACTGTCTGATACATGAGATCAGGAAGAGAGTTCTTGAG gATGGGATTCCTTACATGGGATCCAGTGCAGGAACCAACGTTGCTACTGTCAGCATCAGTACCACCAATGACATGCCAATTGTTTATCCACCTTCCCTGCAGGCTCTAGGATTAGTTCCTTTTAATATTAACCCCCACTACCTGGACCCAGACATTAAAAGAACTCACATGGGT GAGACAAGAGAGGAAAGAATCCTCCAGTACCATGAAGAACCAAACACCCCTCCAGTTCTG GGCTTGCGGGAAGGTACCATGCTGTTAGTGGAAGGAGATAAAGCCACGCTGCAAGGAGTGACAGGAGCACGTCTGTTTTTGAG GGGTAAGAAACCAACTGAACATGAGCCTGGAACAGATTTCAGTTTCCTCCTGACTGACAGCAAGCCCCTGAATCCATAG